CGCAGGTAGAAGCCGCGGAACAACAGCACCGCGAACGCGCTGAACAGGCCGGGGACGATCAGCCCCCACATCGTGTTCACCCCGCCCAGCGAGCCGACCACCACGAACGTCGGGATGAACGTGGCCGCGCCCGGCACCATCATCGTGGCGATGATGAAGAAGAAGGCAGGCTTCGAGGCGGCCACCGGGATGCGGGCCAGCGCGTACCCGGCCATGGAGGCCAGCAGCGTGGACAGCGGCGCGGAGATGGCCGCGATCAGCGTCGAGTTCCACAAGGCGTGCGCCAGCGGCACCGCCTCGTTGCCGAACGCGTCCGCGAAGCCCTGGAAGGTGACCGTCTCCGGCCACCAGTGCCAGTCCAGCGAGCCCAGCTCCCGCCTGCTCATCAGCGCGTTGCGGATGAGCAGGTAGAACGGCAGCAGGAACGGCACCGCGAAGACGATCACCGCCAGGTACGAGCCGAGACGCCGTCTGTTCATCAGCCCTCCTCCTCGCTCCTGCCGAACCCGGCGAAGCGGCCCTGCAGCAGCGTGAACACCACGATCAGCACGGTGACGACGAACGCCCCCGCCGACCCGGCGCCGTAGTTCTGCTCGCCGAGCGCCGTCTGGAACAGGTAGATCAGCGGCGTACGGCCGTCCGCGCCGCCCAGCCCCGACAGGTTGGAGGCCAGGATGTTGTAGAACTCGTCGAACGCCTGGAACGCGTTGATGATCAGCAGCAGCACCACGGCCACCGACGTGTTGCGCAGCATCGGCCAGGTGATGTGCCTGAACAGCCGGGCCTCCGACTCCGCCCCGTCCACCCGGGCCGCCTCGTAGAGCTGGGCGGGGATCTGCTGGATGCCGGCCAGGAACAGGATCATGTAGAAGCCCGTCTGCAGCCACAGCCGCACGGTGACCAGCACGATCCAGTACAGCGGCGGATCGACGGTGGCCACCCAGCCGATCGACTCCTCGTAGCCGAGGAGGTAGGCCAGGCTGTTGGCCACGCCCGACGGGGTGCCGCTGAACAGCGACATCTTCCACACCAGCGCGCCCACCACGTAGGAGACGGCCGCCGGGATGAAGAACGTGGTGCGGAAGAACGCCCGGCCGCCGCGCAGCCGGTTCACCAGCACCGCCAGGCCCAGCGCCAGCGCGAACGTCACCGGCACGATGAACAGCGTGAACAGCAGGATCGTGACCAGCGACCGGGTGAAGGCCGGATCGCCCAGCAGGCGCCGGTAGTTCTCCAGCCCGTTCCAGTCGCCCAGCGCGATCGTGCCCCGGGCGTCGTTGAAGCTGAGCAGGAAGCCCCAGCCGATGGCCACGTACTTGAACAGGAACAGCCCGGCCACCATCGGCAGCGTGAGCAGCAGGAACGCGCGCCAGGCCGGCCACCGCGCGGCCCGCCGTCCCGGGGCGCGGCGGGGGCGCCCGGTCGCGGGGCGGGGCGGAGCTGCCGTCGTCACAGCACCGGCACCTTGTCGAGGATGTCCTGCGAGCGCTCGGCCGCCTCGGCGAGCGTCTTCTCCGCGTCGGCGTCCTTCTTGACGATCGCGGTGACGGCGTCGGTGTACGGCTGGCGCACCTCGGCCGTCCACAGCGCGGGCTGCTTGATGCCGTGGGCGGCCACGGCGTCCATGACGGTCTTGGCCGGGCCGGTGTTCAGCTTGTCGGCCTTGGCGGCGGCGCTGTTGCGGGGCGGGATGTGGAAGCCGTAGGCCAGGCTCCAGTCGGTCTGCGCTGCGGTGTTCTCCACCCACAGCCAGCGCACGTACTTCTTGGCCGCCTCCAGGTTGCGGCTCTTGCCGTTGACGACCTGCACCCAGCCGCCCATGTTGACCACGGCCTGCCCGCCGGGGCCGAACGGGGGCAGCGCGAAGGCGTCGAAGTCGTCGCCGAGTGCCTCGGTCAGCCCGGGCACGGCCCACAGGCCGACCCACTGCATGGCCGCCGCGCCGTTGATCAGCGCGCCCGGGTCCCACCAGTCGGTGGAGTAGCCCTGGAGGGTCGCCTTGGCGTCGTACAGGTCCTTGACCGCGGTCAGCGCCTCGACCACCTTGGGGTCGTCGTAGGTGATGTCGCGGTCGTCGATCAGCAGGTTGCCGTTCGACCACGGCACCATCTGGCCCAGCGGGCCGACGCCGTCGTTGCCGACGAACAGGCCCTTCTGCTTGCCCTGCGTGAGCTTCCTGGCCGCCGCCGCGAACTCCGCGAAGCTGGTGGGAACGCCGACACCCGCCTTGGCGAACAGCGACTTGCGGTAGAACACCAGCATCGGATCCACGATCATGGGCACCGCGTAGACCTGGCCGCCCCACGTGTACGGCGCCAGCACCTTGGGGTTGAAGTCGGCCTTCTCCGCCCCCAGGACGTCGTCCATCGCGGTGACCTGGCCGGCCTTGACCATGTTCGGGCTGACGTCGTTGACCTCGTACACGTCGGGGCCGTCCGGGGTGAGCACGGCGGCCGTCCACTTGGTGGCGTAGTCGCCGGGGATCCAGGAGACCTTGACGGCTATGTCGGGGTTGGCCTTGGTGAAGTCGGCGGCGTACTTCATCGCCGCCTGCTGCGTGCCCTCCTCGCCGTACTCGTGGTACCAGTGCGTCAAGGTGATCTTCGCGCCGCTTCCGGCGGGCGCGGCCGTGCCCTTGGCCAGCGGGTCTCCGGTGGAGCACGCGGAGACGGCGGCGCCGGCGACGAAGAGCACGGATCCCTTCAGCAGTCCGCGCCGGGTGAGTGGTCTGTGCATCGGGGCCACCTCTCGTGGGGGGAGTGAGTCGGGGCCGATGTCAGGTAACCGGTTACTTCAGACGTCGTGAGCCGGACGCTAGACGCGCAGCTCCGGTGACGTCAATGCGCTGTTAACTTTTCGTTACAAACGCCGTGGGGCTGGGCTTGACGGGCCGGATGGGATCTCTTAGCGTCCTGGGCACTGCTCAAGTAACCGATTACCTGATCCGGCGCTCACCTGGGAGATCGCATGACCACACCCCGCCGCGTCACCATCAGGGACGTGGCCAGGAAGGCCGGAGTCTCGGTCGCCACCGTCTCGCGCGTGCTGGGCGGCGACTACCCGGTCCTCGCGGCCACCCGCAACAAGGTCATGCGTGCCGTACGCGAGCTCGACTACGTCCCGAACGCCCACGCCAGGGCCCTGTCCGCGGCCCGCCCCGGCGCCATCGCGATCGTCGTCAACACCATCGCGGTGCCCTACTACGCCCTGATCGCGCAGGGCGTGGAGGACCAGGCCGCCCAGGAGGGGCGGCTGTCGCTCATCTGCACCACCGGCGGCGACAACGGCCGCGAGCTGTCCATCGTGCAGCTCCTGCGCGAGCAGCGCGCCGAGGCCGTCATCCTGGTCGGCAGCGTGATCGTGGACGAGGAGTACCGCAAGCGCATGAGCGAGTACGCCCACGCCCTGGCCGCCGCCGGCTCCCGCCTCGTCCTGTGCGGCCGGCCGCCGCTGGGGGAGGGGGTGCCGGCCCTGGTGGTCGGCTTCGACAACACCGGCGGCGCGCACGCCGTCACCGCCCACCTGCTGTCGGCCGGCCATCGCAGGATCCTCTACCTCGGCGTGCGGCCTGGACACACCACCTCCGACACCCGCGTGGCCGGCTACCGCAGCGCGCTGGCCGAGTACGGCGTGCCCGCCGACCCGGCGCTGCAGATCGAGGCGGAGTTCGACCGCGACGCCGGCTACACCGCCATGACCCGCCGCCTGGCCGAGGGGCCGCCCGACTTCACCGCCGTCTTCGCCGGCAACGACCTCGTCGCCGCGGGAGCGATCCAGGCGCTGCACGAGCACGGGCTGCGCGTGCCCGACGACCTGTCGATCGTCGGCTACGACGACGTGCCGCCCGCCCAGGACCTGCACCTGACCACCGTGCACCTGCCGCACGACGAGCTCGGCAGGGCCGCGGTACGCCTCGCGCTCGGCCGCCTGACCACCAGCCCGACGACGCTCGGCACCCATATCGTGGTCCGCGACTCGGTCAGGCCCCTCGGGCCGCGATGACCCCGCTCATGAGCCCCGTGGTCGCCTTCGCCATGCAGCCGCCGCTGCTGCCCGAGCTGTTCCCGCTGGACCTGCGGCGCCGCCTGGCGCGGGTCGGGCGGGTGCGCGAACGCGTGATCGACGCCTTCGACGGGCCGCTCGACGCCGAGATCCTGATCACCGGGTGGGGCTGCCCGCGCATCGACGCCGGCGTGCTGTCCGCCGCGCCCCGGCTGCGGGCCGTCGTGCACGCGGCGGGCAGCGTCAAGGGACACCTGACGGCCGCCGTGTTCGACCGCGGCATCGCGGTGTCGTCGGCGGCGCAGGCCAACGCGGTGCCGGTGGCCGAGTTCACGCTGGCCATGCTGGTGCTGGCGGCCAAGCAGGCGTTCGCCAGGGCGCGGGCCTACTCGGCGGGCGCCTGGTCGGGCGACGCGCTGCCCGGCGTGGCGACCCCGGGCGAGAACGGCGGGCTGAGCGGGGCGACCGTCGGAGTGATCGGAGCCTCCCGGGTGGGCCGCCTGGTCATCGGCGCCCTGCGCGCGCACGGGGCGCGGGTGCTGCTCAGCGATCCGTACGTCGGGGAGGGGGAGGCGGCGCGGCTGGGGGTCTCGGCCATGTCGCTGGACGAGCTGTGCCGCTCGGCCGAGCTGGTCACCGTGCACGCGCCCGAGCTGCCCGAGACCCGGGGGCTGCTGGACGGGCGGCGGCTGGCGTTGCTGCCCGACGGGGCCGTGGTGGTGAACACCGCGCGCGGGGCGCTGATCGACACCGACGCGCTCGTGCGGGAGTGCTCGGGCGGGCGGCTCTCGGCCGTGCTCGACGTCACCCACCCGGAGCCGCTGCCGGTCGGGCATCCGCTGCTCGGGCTGCCCAACGTGCTCGTGACGCCGCACATCAGCGGGGCCAGGGGGCGGGAGCTGCGGCGTCTGGGGGAGTTCGCGGTGGGGGAGGTGGAACGGCTGGCGCGCGGGCGGCCGCTGCGCGGGGCGATCCGCGTGGCCGATCTCCACCGCATCGCATGATTCCTGCGCATCGCATGATTTCTGGAGGCCACATGCGGCACGACCCACCCGGGCGGGGCGGCACCGAGCTGCTGGTGCGCGAGATCCGCGAGGAGGCGGAGCGGGCCCGCACCACCCCGGCACCCGAGCTGACCCCGGCCCTGTGGCGCCGCTTCGCGGAGACCGGCGACCGGCTGGCCTACGAACGCGTCTACTTCGACCGCCGCCGGCGCCTGGCCGCCCTGGCCCTCGACGCCCACCTCGGCGACACCCCCGCGCCCGACCTCGCCCCCGACCCCGCCCCCGACCCCGCCCTGGACGCCCTGCTCCGGTCGGTGTGCGACGAGCGCACGTGGGTCCTGCCCGCGCACGAGCCGCACGACCGCCCCCTGGACACGTTCGTCGACCTGTTCGCCGCCGAGACCGCCCACACCCTGGCGGAAACCGTGACCCTCCTGGCCGGCCACCTCGCCCCCGCGACCCGGGACCGGGTCGCAGCGGAGGTGGATCGCAGGGTCCTGCGCCCCCTTCATGCGGGCGCGCCCCCGATGTGGTGGGAGACGGCGGGACACAACTGGCCGGCCGTCTGCGCGGGCGCGGCCGGTATGGCCGCCCTCGCCCTGGACTCGCCCCACCTGCCCGCCCTCCTGCCCCGCCTGCGCGGCGCGATCGAGGCGTACCTGTCGGGCACGGGCGCGGACGGCGCCTGCCTGGAGGGCCCCGACTACTGGTCCTACGGTTTCGGCTACTTCGTCTACTTCGCCGAGGCGCTGCGCGAACGCACCGGTGCGGACCTCCTGGACGACCCGCACGTCCGCGAGATGGCCGCCTACCCGGCCCGGCTGGACTTCGGCGACGGCGCCAGGCCGGCCTTCGCCGACGCGCACGGCCGCGGCGCGTACCCGGCCGGGCTGCTGGCCCGCCTGTCCGCCCGCCTGGGCGTCGCCGTCCCGCAGCCGCCGGTCCCGTCCTTCCACGACGACCCCTGCTACCGCTGGGCGCACCTCACCCGCACCCTGTGGTGGTCGGCGGAGCCGGTCCCGCGCGCGGATCCCGGGCCGTGCTCGTACCTGCCGGACGCCGCGATCGTCGTGGCCAGGGCGCCCGGTACGGCCTTCGCCGCCAAGGGCGGCCACAACGACGAGCCGCACAACCACCTCGACCTCGGCCACTTCGTCCTGCACGCGCACGGCAGGACGGTGCTGGACGACCTCGGCGCGCCCGAGTACACCCGCGACTACTTCCGCGAGGGCCGCTACCAGGTGCCGCAAGCCTGCGCCGAATGGCACTCGGTCCCGCTGATCGACGGCGCCGCGCAGCTCCCCGGCCGCGACCGCCGCGCCGTGGTGCTGCGGTACGCGGCGAGCGGCGCACGCGTGACGTTCGCGCTGGACCTGACCGCCGCGTACGCCACCCCGCACCGCTTCACCCGCACCTTCCACTGGAGCCCCGGCACGCTGGCGCTCGTGGACGACTTCGCCCTGGCCACCCCGGACGCGCTGGTGGAGGAGCTGTTCGTCAGCCGGGTGCGCCCGGTGCCGGGCCCCGGCACGGTCACCTGGGGCCCGGTGGAGCTGCGGGTGCCGCCAGGCTGGCGGGTGCTGGCCGAGGAACGGCAGGTCCGCGGGCACGACGGCGCCACGGAGACCGTCCACCGGGTACGGCTGGCGGCACGCGTCCCGCCTGGCGCGCACCGCTTCGTCTTCACCGTCAGGACGTGACCGCGGGCTGCGCGGGCGCCTCGGCGTGGCCCGTCTCGCGACCGGCCCGGCCGCGGCGGCCCGGCAGGGTCATGGTGACGGCCGCGGCCACCAGCGCCGCGCCGCAGCCGATGAGCATGCCGGTGCGGAAGCCGCCCTCGGACGGCAGCGGGTGCCCGCCGAAGTCGATGGTGAGCTGCGACAGCACGACGCCGATCACGGCGGCGGACACAGTGGTGCCGATCGAGCGCATCAGCGTGTTGAAGCTGTTGGCCGCGCCGGTCTCGGACAGCGGCACGGCGCTCATGATGAGGGCGGGCATCGAGCCGTAGGCGAAGCCGACGCCGATGCTGATGACGCAGGTGATGACCAGCATGCCCCAGGTCGAGCCGAGCAGGACCAGGGACAGGCCGTAGCCGAGCGCCATGACGAGGCTGCCCACGATCAGCGTGGTCTTGGGGCCGCGGGCGGCCGACAGGCGGGCGCCGATCGGCGAGATGATCATCATCATCAGGCCGGAGGGCGCCATCCACAGGCCCGCCGCGAGCATCGACTGGCCCAGGCCGTAGCCGGTGGCGGCGGGCAGCTGGAGGATCTGGATGACGATCAGCGACTGGGCGTACATGGAGAAGCCGACCACGATCGAGGCCACGTTCGTCAGCAGCACCTGGGGGCGGGCGGTGACGCGCAGGTCCACCAGCGGGTCGCGGACCCGCAGCTCCCACCAGCCCCATCCGAGCAGCAGCACCACCGCGGCGCCCAGCAGGCCGAGCGTGATGCCACTCGACCAGCCCCAGTCGGCGCCCTTGGAGACGCCGAGCAGCAGGCACACCAGGCCCGCGCCGAGGCCGAGCGCGCCAGCCAGGTCGATGCGGCCCCGCGCCCTGGCGGGCGTGACCGGCACGAGCAGCCAGATCAGCAGCGCCACGACCAGGCTCAGCGCGGCCGAGCCCCAGAACAGCACCCGCCAGCTCGCGTACTCGGCCACCGCCGCCGACAGCGGCAGGCCGAGCGCGCCCCCGATGCCCATGGACGAGCTCATCAGCGCGATCGACGGGCCCAGCCGGTGCGGCGGCAGCACGTCGCGCAGGGCGCTGATGCCCAGCGGGATCATGCCCATGCCCATGCCCTGCAGGCCCCGCCCGATGACCATCGGAGCCAGGGACCCGGCGAAGGCGCAGATGACGCAGCCCACGACTAAGGGCACCGAGCAGACGAGCATCATGCGGCGTTTGCCGTACAGGTCGCCCAGCCGGCCCATCACCGGTGTCGTGACGGCTCCGGCCAGCAGCGTGACGGTGATCACCCAGGAGGCGTTGGAGGCCGTGGTGCCCAGCAGGGTCGGCAGCACGCCGATCAGGGGCACGACCAGGGTCTGGGACAGTGAGGCGACGATGCCGGCCACGGCCATCACGGTGACGATGCCGTTGGAGCGAGTGCCGGTCTCTTCCACGCGGATCCCCTCGAAACTCTCGACGTCGGAAGCGGTGTGCACTCTACACATAGTGTGTTACATGCACATTGTGTGGGTTCACGGGAGATAGGCTGACCCGCATCGGATGGATAGAAGGACGGCATGGACAAGCCCACGCACCTGATCGAGTACGAGACGATGCTGCTCGGCCAGCACCGGCACCTCGACCGCAGCGCGTACATCCTGCTCAGCCGCATCCGGATGGAGGGCATGATGTCCATCGGGCAGCTCAGCGAGGCCTTCGGCCTCGACGTGTCCACCCTCAACCGGCACACCTCCGCGCTGCTGCGCCAGGGGCTGGCCGAGCGCATCCCCGACCCGCAGGGCGGCATCGCGCGCAAGTTCCGCCTCACCGAGGAGGGGGAGCGCTACCTCGACGCCGAGCGCGCCAGGAACATCAACGGCCTGGAGAAGGTGCTGGCCGGGTGGAGCGCCGAGGAGGTCGCGGCCTTCGCCGCCTACCTCAAGCGCTTCAACACCGACATCGAACGCCTCGGCGGCCGCCCCTGGCCCCGCCCCGACCGCAGGGCCCAGCAGGGGAGCGGCGCCGGCGTGTGAAAGCTGGGGCTCCGGGTAGCCGTGAGCGGGTGAGTCACGAAGAGGAATTCGGCTTCGCCTTCGAGGAGCGCTACCGTCCGCTGCTGGCGGTCCTCGGCGTGCGCCCCGCCACCTGCCGGCTGACGCTGAGCGAGGAGCTGCTGCGGGTGCGGTTCGGGCCGTGGCTGGTGCTGTCGCCCCGGCACAACGTGGCCGGGGCGGAGCTGTCCGGGCCGTTCTCGCCGCTGAAGGCCATCGGGGTGCGGGTGTCGATGGCCGACGGCGGGCTGACGTTCGGCAGCAGCACGACGCAGGGCGTCTGCCTGTGCTTCCGCCGCTCGGTGTCCGGCAGCGAGCCCTTCGGACTGCTTCGCCATCCCGCCCTGACCGTCACGGTCGAGGACCCCGCCCGCCTGATCGGCCTGCTCACCGCGCGGAGCCGCCCTGCCTACCCCTGAGCGCTCTCCTGCGCCGCCAGGGGCGGCACCGGCAGCCCGAGCAGCTCCAGCGTGTTGCGCAGCACGTTCTCACTGCGGACCTCGAAGTCCAGCAGGTCCACCGCCTGGTAGCCCTGGACGATGCGGTCGATGACGCTGAACAGCTCCTGCGCGCCGCTCTCGCGCTGCTCGATCAGGCCCGCGATCACCCGGGGGAGCTGCGCGGGATCGTGCACGAGCTGGATCGCCTCCGCCGCCCGCGGGCTGCCCACGACGCCGGTCAGGAAGTCCTGCCACCGGTGCCTGACCTCGTCGGTGCCGCGGATCCTGAGCAGCGCCGCCATGGTCTCCGACCTGATCTCGTGCTGCCTGCGGTACGCCTGGCGGTTGAGCTCCCTGATCTCGTCGGGCACGTTCACCTCGGCCCGCACCCGCCACCGGTACGTCCCGATCAGTGAGATCGCCGAGAGCCGCTCGTTGGCGGCCTCCTCGGCGGCCCCTGCCTGCGTGATGTCGAACCGGCGGGTGATCGGCCGCACCTCCTGGCGAGCCCGCTGCACCACCGTCTCGGAGTCGAGCAGCTCGTCGTGCGGCACGCCGCGGACCCGTTTGCCCGCCGCACCGGCGGAGCGGTGCAGCGTGACCGAGAAGTCGTAGGCGTCGCCCTTGGCGGGGGAGTCGAAGGTGACCGGCCCCAGGTCCACGGGCGGCCCCGCCTCGGGCTCGTGCTGCTGGAAGCGGTCAAGCGGTGTCCATCTGGGCATGAGATCAGCTCCCTGATACGAGTCGGCTCAGGTGATCGTGCAGCTCGCCGGGCACCCCGCCCTGGTGCCGCCACAACCGCAGGTAGAGCAGGGCCCGCTGGGCGGCGCGCCCCTCGAACAGCCGGAACACCTCGTCGGTGACCTCGCGCACGATCGGCCGCTCCGCGTAGTGCCGCAACCAGTGGGCCAGCAGCAGCGGCCAGGACTCCGGCGCGACCAGGCACCCGCGTTCCTCGTGGGCCAGCGCGTTACGCCAGAGCGTCACCAGCGGGCCGGGGGTCTCGATCCGGCTCAGCTCCGGCCGGTCGCCGCCCGGCACGATCGGCGTGACCAGCCGGACGAACGCCAGCGCCGCGCCGCGCCTGCCCGCCGGGCCGAGGCCCACCCAGTCCTCCAGGCTGGCCAGCACGGTCCGCGCGGTGGCCTCGCGGTACAGGTAGGAGACGGAGCCGGCCACGTCCTCGTGGAACCGGCCGCCGCCGAGCAGGACGAGGCTGCGGAAGGCGGCCAGCGCCTCGCCCGGGGCGGACAGCCCGACGGAGGAGGCGTAGGCGCGGATCGCGATGGCCTTGGCCGGGTTGGTGCCCGCCGCCATCGCGCGCAGGTGGAGGTGGACGCGGCGGGTCAGGGACGGGTTCTCGGCGGCGGCCTCCAGGGCCAGCGCGGCGAGCTGGTGGTCGCGGGCGCTGCGCGAGCGGCTCCACACCCGCAGGAACCGCTCGTCCACCATGTCGAAGTCGAAGGTGGCGAGCTTGCCGACGGCGTGCCCGACCTTGATCCTCGTGTGCCCCGAGCCCGTGCCGCCGAGCCACAGCAGCCAGTCGATCAGCGAGTCGCGGATCGTCGGATGGTCCTCCCAGATCACCCGGAGCATCACGGCCGCCAGGCTCGGCCGCCGCAGCCTGATGACCCGCCCGCCGCCGGGGCCCGTGCCGGCGGCCGTGGCCTCGGCGTCCACGTAGCTCAGCCACAGCGGCAGCCGCTCCCACAGCCGGACCGGCCGCGTCGCGCGGTCGCGGTGCCAGCGCTCGTCGAGCCGCTCCGCCAGCGCGAGCGCCGCGCCGGACACCTCCGACTCCGGCAGCCCGTGCAGGACGGCGATGCTCGTCATGAAGCAGCGCCCCAGGACCGGTGTGCGCCTGTCGAGATCGCTGCCCACCTTGCCGCGCATCCGGCTCAGCCGCCGGTCCAGCATCGCGTCCACGGACCCGCCGGCCTTCAGCGCGGTGGCCGCCTGCCTGGCCAGCTCGACCACCTGCCACGGGGCCGACTGCGCGGCCGCCTCCTCCTCCAGCAGCCGCCGGTCGCCGTCGTCCGGCCGCAGACCGGCGGCGTGCACGGCCAGGTGCCTGGCGAAGACCTCGCCCGGCGGCGGCGGATCGTGGTCCACCACCGGGGCGACGGAGGACTTCGTGTACTCGGGCACCAGGACGACCACCCGGCAGCCCGGGTCGGCCCCGGCGCGCTGGAGATTCGTGGTCACCCGGTCCACCGCGTCGGGGGCGTCGGCCAGGTCCAGCAGGTAGCCGTGGCCGGGCTCCAGCCTCCAGTCGCGCGGGTTCGGCACGCTCAGCCCGTGCGGGATGATCCAGCTCGCCCGGCCGCCCCAGTCGAGCAGCGCCGCCAGCGCGGTCGTCGCCTTGCCCGTCTCCGCCGGCCCGC
The nucleotide sequence above comes from Nonomuraea gerenzanensis. Encoded proteins:
- a CDS encoding carbohydrate ABC transporter permease; translated protein: MNRRRLGSYLAVIVFAVPFLLPFYLLIRNALMSRRELGSLDWHWWPETVTFQGFADAFGNEAVPLAHALWNSTLIAAISAPLSTLLASMAGYALARIPVAASKPAFFFIIATMMVPGAATFIPTFVVVGSLGGVNTMWGLIVPGLFSAFAVLLFRGFYLRFPRELEDAGRVDGLGYLGLYGRLALPNSGALFASLGILSFIEHWNAFLWPLVIGQDPEYWTVQVALSTNLNQQAVNLPALFAGALVAILPLVALFLIAQRWIVRGVLLTGIKG
- a CDS encoding carbohydrate ABC transporter permease, encoding MTTAAPPRPATGRPRRAPGRRAARWPAWRAFLLLTLPMVAGLFLFKYVAIGWGFLLSFNDARGTIALGDWNGLENYRRLLGDPAFTRSLVTILLFTLFIVPVTFALALGLAVLVNRLRGGRAFFRTTFFIPAAVSYVVGALVWKMSLFSGTPSGVANSLAYLLGYEESIGWVATVDPPLYWIVLVTVRLWLQTGFYMILFLAGIQQIPAQLYEAARVDGAESEARLFRHITWPMLRNTSVAVVLLLIINAFQAFDEFYNILASNLSGLGGADGRTPLIYLFQTALGEQNYGAGSAGAFVVTVLIVVFTLLQGRFAGFGRSEEEG
- a CDS encoding ABC transporter substrate-binding protein; protein product: MHRPLTRRGLLKGSVLFVAGAAVSACSTGDPLAKGTAAPAGSGAKITLTHWYHEYGEEGTQQAAMKYAADFTKANPDIAVKVSWIPGDYATKWTAAVLTPDGPDVYEVNDVSPNMVKAGQVTAMDDVLGAEKADFNPKVLAPYTWGGQVYAVPMIVDPMLVFYRKSLFAKAGVGVPTSFAEFAAAARKLTQGKQKGLFVGNDGVGPLGQMVPWSNGNLLIDDRDITYDDPKVVEALTAVKDLYDAKATLQGYSTDWWDPGALINGAAAMQWVGLWAVPGLTEALGDDFDAFALPPFGPGGQAVVNMGGWVQVVNGKSRNLEAAKKYVRWLWVENTAAQTDWSLAYGFHIPPRNSAAAKADKLNTGPAKTVMDAVAAHGIKQPALWTAEVRQPYTDAVTAIVKKDADAEKTLAEAAERSQDILDKVPVL
- a CDS encoding LacI family DNA-binding transcriptional regulator translates to MTTPRRVTIRDVARKAGVSVATVSRVLGGDYPVLAATRNKVMRAVRELDYVPNAHARALSAARPGAIAIVVNTIAVPYYALIAQGVEDQAAQEGRLSLICTTGGDNGRELSIVQLLREQRAEAVILVGSVIVDEEYRKRMSEYAHALAAAGSRLVLCGRPPLGEGVPALVVGFDNTGGAHAVTAHLLSAGHRRILYLGVRPGHTTSDTRVAGYRSALAEYGVPADPALQIEAEFDRDAGYTAMTRRLAEGPPDFTAVFAGNDLVAAGAIQALHEHGLRVPDDLSIVGYDDVPPAQDLHLTTVHLPHDELGRAAVRLALGRLTTSPTTLGTHIVVRDSVRPLGPR
- a CDS encoding hydroxyacid dehydrogenase: MSPVVAFAMQPPLLPELFPLDLRRRLARVGRVRERVIDAFDGPLDAEILITGWGCPRIDAGVLSAAPRLRAVVHAAGSVKGHLTAAVFDRGIAVSSAAQANAVPVAEFTLAMLVLAAKQAFARARAYSAGAWSGDALPGVATPGENGGLSGATVGVIGASRVGRLVIGALRAHGARVLLSDPYVGEGEAARLGVSAMSLDELCRSAELVTVHAPELPETRGLLDGRRLALLPDGAVVVNTARGALIDTDALVRECSGGRLSAVLDVTHPEPLPVGHPLLGLPNVLVTPHISGARGRELRRLGEFAVGEVERLARGRPLRGAIRVADLHRIA
- a CDS encoding heparinase II/III family protein; translation: MRHDPPGRGGTELLVREIREEAERARTTPAPELTPALWRRFAETGDRLAYERVYFDRRRRLAALALDAHLGDTPAPDLAPDPAPDPALDALLRSVCDERTWVLPAHEPHDRPLDTFVDLFAAETAHTLAETVTLLAGHLAPATRDRVAAEVDRRVLRPLHAGAPPMWWETAGHNWPAVCAGAAGMAALALDSPHLPALLPRLRGAIEAYLSGTGADGACLEGPDYWSYGFGYFVYFAEALRERTGADLLDDPHVREMAAYPARLDFGDGARPAFADAHGRGAYPAGLLARLSARLGVAVPQPPVPSFHDDPCYRWAHLTRTLWWSAEPVPRADPGPCSYLPDAAIVVARAPGTAFAAKGGHNDEPHNHLDLGHFVLHAHGRTVLDDLGAPEYTRDYFREGRYQVPQACAEWHSVPLIDGAAQLPGRDRRAVVLRYAASGARVTFALDLTAAYATPHRFTRTFHWSPGTLALVDDFALATPDALVEELFVSRVRPVPGPGTVTWGPVELRVPPGWRVLAEERQVRGHDGATETVHRVRLAARVPPGAHRFVFTVRT
- a CDS encoding MFS transporter, whose amino-acid sequence is MHTASDVESFEGIRVEETGTRSNGIVTVMAVAGIVASLSQTLVVPLIGVLPTLLGTTASNASWVITVTLLAGAVTTPVMGRLGDLYGKRRMMLVCSVPLVVGCVICAFAGSLAPMVIGRGLQGMGMGMIPLGISALRDVLPPHRLGPSIALMSSSMGIGGALGLPLSAAVAEYASWRVLFWGSAALSLVVALLIWLLVPVTPARARGRIDLAGALGLGAGLVCLLLGVSKGADWGWSSGITLGLLGAAVVLLLGWGWWELRVRDPLVDLRVTARPQVLLTNVASIVVGFSMYAQSLIVIQILQLPAATGYGLGQSMLAAGLWMAPSGLMMMIISPIGARLSAARGPKTTLIVGSLVMALGYGLSLVLLGSTWGMLVITCVISIGVGFAYGSMPALIMSAVPLSETGAANSFNTLMRSIGTTVSAAVIGVVLSQLTIDFGGHPLPSEGGFRTGMLIGCGAALVAAAVTMTLPGRRGRAGRETGHAEAPAQPAVTS
- a CDS encoding MarR family winged helix-turn-helix transcriptional regulator; translation: MDKPTHLIEYETMLLGQHRHLDRSAYILLSRIRMEGMMSIGQLSEAFGLDVSTLNRHTSALLRQGLAERIPDPQGGIARKFRLTEEGERYLDAERARNINGLEKVLAGWSAEEVAAFAAYLKRFNTDIERLGGRPWPRPDRRAQQGSGAGV